One window of Erwinia aphidicola genomic DNA carries:
- the rhaM gene encoding L-rhamnose mutarotase, translated as MLRKAFVMQVHPDKHREYQQRHNPIWPELAQTLKAHGAHHYSIFLDAPRNLLFATVEIESEERWNAVAQTEVCQRWWQSMSELMPSNADHSPVSAELKSVFYLD; from the coding sequence ATGTTGCGTAAAGCCTTTGTCATGCAGGTACACCCGGATAAGCACCGGGAGTATCAGCAGCGGCATAATCCCATCTGGCCAGAGCTGGCGCAGACGCTGAAGGCGCACGGGGCGCATCACTACAGTATTTTTCTGGATGCACCGCGCAACCTGCTGTTTGCCACGGTGGAGATAGAGTCGGAGGAGCGCTGGAACGCGGTGGCACAAACCGAGGTGTGCCAGCGCTGGTGGCAGTCGATGAGTGAACTGATGCCGTCCAATGCCGACCACAGCCCCGTGAGTGCAGAGTTAAAATCCGTGTTTTATCTCGATTGA